The Chlamydiota bacterium sequence GAAGGGTTGAGCAATTTTTGAGATGAGCTCCTTCGGAATGCCCTTGCCATTATCTTTGATCATTACGAAGGCCTTGGGAGGTTTGAGGTCTTTTCGAGCATAACATTTTATCCAGATCTTACCTCCAGAACTTATGGATTCAATGGAATTAATTAATAAATTCAAATAGGCTTGGAGAAAAATTTTTTCATCCACCATGATCTCAGGGAGATTTGAAGACCACTCCTTGACGACATCAATTTTCATCTCGTTCACCTTCGTTCGAACAAGTCTTAGGCCTTTCTCCAGTAGGACTGGAAGAGAAATTTTTATCATTTTGTATTCATTGGGCTTCGTAAAACTTGAGAAATCAGTCAAGACTTCGTTGATGAGATCCGCATTTTGAATGGCCGTTTCCATCGTTTCTTTAAAGTCATCTCCTCTGTGGAACTTTTGAAATTTATCCAGGATGTACTGGCTAGAAGAGCGCAGGATGGTCAAGGGTTGGCGAATCTGATGACTCAGTCCACTTGCAAAACTTCCCATCACCCGAGCGCGTTCAGACTCGTAGAGTTCCTTCGTCAGCCTCGCAAGATTCGTGCTGTCCCGGTAATACTCCACAATGCCTGTCAACTCGTTCCCTTCATCAAAGAGGGGGTAACAGGTGATACGATAAATGGTTTCTGATGGATTTTTCTTGGCTCCTAGAAAGCCCGTGCGTTCAGTCTTCTCTTCAGAAAAGAAGGTGTTTTCGGCCGTACAGTCTCGGCAGCGCTCCTTAAGATTGTGCAGCGCCTCATAGCATGGTTTTCCAATGACACTAGAGAAGGAAGTCTTGTCCAAAGCCGTGAGGGTAGGTCTATTGACCCTGCGTACGATAAACTTTCGATCAATCACAACCACAGGATCGCTTAAACCGTCAAAGACCTGCAACAACTCTTTGCGGCTGGCGGTGATATCTTGAACCTGTTTTTCAGCCTTTGTCACCAGTCGCTGCTTAAGTTGCTTCAAAAAATTTTGAAGTCGGTTCAGAGCTTTCAAGGATTAACTCACCAGTTCTTTTTCAAAACTACGCCGCAAAGGAAGTCGATAAATTAAATAGTTGACCCGTATGTCTGATGGTAACATCTCATCGACACGATGTAAAAGGCCTATAAAAATTAAGCCTACGCTGCCATCTACGGGAAGCGTCTTTTGAATTTGATCTGAGATAAACCGGTCCCTCTTTTTTAATAAATCGGGAGCCTCTTTTTCGTACTCCTGGATGTATTTCTTCTTTTGCGCATGATCACTTTCGTTAAGGATTTGCTTGATGTAATTGTATTCTTTGACTAACAACTGGGGATCTTCCGTACCTATGATTGTCGAGCCGCGATCCATCAAGGCCTTCAAAATTTTGTGATTGGGACTTCCCTTCTTTGCCAACTCTAACACAATCGTCTCCTCTCTTCCACACAAGGGCAAACCATCTTGATAAAGATAGGTCTTCTTAAAAGGGAGTTTTAACTTCCCAAGGCGATATTCAATGCCAGACCACATTTCATCAATGCTCTTCACATGATGTTTCCAAAGCCTCTCGCCCAGTTTATCAACAAAGGCTGATTTTGCCTGAGGTTCCAAACTTCCCATGTCATGCTGGGTATGAAGAATGGGAATATAAATCAACTGACGAGTCTCCCATTCCACGTGGGATTTTTCGTGCTTTACAAAGGGAACGCTTCCATGAAACTTGGAATTGATCTTTTCCGAGTGGGATTTTCCGTCAGATTGATCAAGAGACTTCACTAAGGGCCTCCCTGACTACCTTTTTGAGAAGCTGGTTGTCAAAGGGTTTTGTCAAAAAATCATACACATCCAGGTTCATCGCTTCTCTGGCAGAAGAGGCTGTGCCATAGGCCGTGAGGAGAATGGCCCTCAATTTTTTTTGAAATTTGTGGGCCTGTTTAAGCATCTCTAAGCCATCCATCGACGGCATCTTCAGATCCACAACTACGAGATCTACCGGCGTCCTTTTTAACTGCTTCAAGGCCTCTTCACCACTGAAG is a genomic window containing:
- a CDS encoding response regulator yields the protein MKKHVLIVDDEEQICRIIQKVLSREGYLTTTAFSGEEALKQLKRTPVDLVVVDLKMPSMDGLEMLKQAHKFQKKLRAILLTAYGTASSAREAMNLDVYDFLTKPFDNQLLKKVVREALSEVS
- a CDS encoding PAS domain-containing protein, which produces MKALNRLQNFLKQLKQRLVTKAEKQVQDITASRKELLQVFDGLSDPVVVIDRKFIVRRVNRPTLTALDKTSFSSVIGKPCYEALHNLKERCRDCTAENTFFSEEKTERTGFLGAKKNPSETIYRITCYPLFDEGNELTGIVEYYRDSTNLARLTKELYESERARVMGSFASGLSHQIRQPLTILRSSSQYILDKFQKFHRGDDFKETMETAIQNADLINEVLTDFSSFTKPNEYKMIKISLPVLLEKGLRLVRTKVNEMKIDVVKEWSSNLPEIMVDEKIFLQAYLNLLINSIESISSGGKIWIKCYARKDLKPPKAFVMIKDNGKGIPKELISKIAQPFFTTKEGGMGLGLPIAESIIHFHGGQIHFESEEGCGTKVIIELPLEVG